In the Pseudonocardia sediminis genome, TCGTCGGCCCAGGCGTCGACGTAGTAGCGACGGTGACCCCGTGGCTGCTGACGCTGCTCCCAGCTGATCCGGCGCTCGGCGGCGATCCGGCGCCAGGCCCGGCGCTGTGCCGAGTCGACGACCCCGATCACGATGCCGGTCATCACGAGGACGGCCAGGCCGATCACCACCAGCATGATCAGTCCGGTCATGGGGACCACCTGCCCTGGCCCGCCCCCGGGGACTTCCCGGCCCGGTGGACCTCCGGTGCGCGGTGCGAACGGTGACTGCGGATCATCACTTTCTCCTTCTGCTCGTCGTGCCCGTGACGGACCTGCGGCGAGCCCGCGGAGTGTGATCGCGGTCTCTGGCCCGCCTATGGGTAGAGTGCCGGACATCGGGCCCATGTGCAATTGCACAGCAGTGGGATTGCACATGGTTACCCGAAGAGACGAACTCGTCGTATCGCCGCAAAGGGCCCGCGACGACCGGTGAACGGGGTGCGGGTGGAGCACGAACCGACCGGGGCGCGCCGCCGCCTCGGCGCGGAGCTGCGACGGCTCCGCGGCAACGCCGGGCTCCGGCTCGACGAGGTCGGCAAGGAGCTGAGCTGCTCCACGTCCAAGATCAGCCGGCTGGAGAACGGGAAGGGCATCCCGAAGCCGCGCGACATCGAGGACCTGATCCGGATCTACCACGTCACGGCCGACCTCGAGCAGTCGATGCTGCGCCGGCTGGTCCACGAGAGCCGGTCGCAGGGCTGGTGGGAGACCTACACCGACGGCCTGTCCGCGGAGCGCTTCGTGCTGGACAGCCCCGGGCGCTACGCCGCGCTGGAGACCGACGCCGTCGGGATCGCTTCGTTCGACCTCGCGGTCCTGCACGGCCTCGCCCAGACCCCCGACTACGCCCGGGCGATCCTGGGCGCGCTGCTCCCGCGGCACGAGGCGTGGGAGCTGGACCGCCTGGTCGACCTGCGCCGTCACCGTCAGCGCGCACTGACCGTCGCGACCGGGCCGCTGCGGCTGCTGGACGTGATCGACGAGGGCGCGCTGCGACGGGTCGTCGGCAGCCCGGCGGTGATGGCCGCTCAGATGGACCGGCTGCTGGAGCTCTCCGCCATGCCGAACGTCGATCTGCAGGTGCTGCCGTTCGACGCCGGTATGCATCGCGCGCACTCCGGCCAGTTCGCGATCCTCGAGATCCCCGACGAGCGGGGCTCCGACGTCGTCTACACCGAGAGCCACGCCGGCGACACGTACCTCACCGACGCCTCCGACGTCCTGCTCTACCGCGGGATCCTCGACGACGTCCGGGCCCGCGCGCAGGGCCCGGAGACCACACGGGACACTCTCCTCCGCTATCGGGATCTGCACCTGTCCGCCGAGGGAGCCGCACGTTGATCGACTACCGGGTCAGTAGCTTCTGCCACCTGGGCAACTGCGTCGCCGTCGGGGCGACGCCGGACGGCGCGATCGCCGTCGCCGACACCAAGACCGGCGAGCCCCCGCTGCTGTTCACCCGCGAGGAGTGGACGGCGTTCTGCGACGGCGTCCGCCGCGGCGACTTCGACGACCTCTGAGCCGCGCCGGGGGCGTGGTCGTTCCCGATTCGTGACGTCAGGATCTACCGGCGGGTAAAGACGCGATATAGCGTCGTCGCTCACCCGACGCACGCCCCGACTCACCATCGAGGTCACCGCATGAGTGCCCCCCGCCGACTGGTCGCCGTCATCACGGCAGGCCTGCTCGCCGTGTCCCTGACCGCTTGCGCCACATCCGAGCGCGACGCCGGCGGCGCGGCCGGCGGGACGATGGTGTTCGGCGCCGCGGGTGCGCCGAAGAACTTCGACCCGATCTTCAACGACGACGGGGAGAGCTTCCGGCCGGCGCGTCAGATGTACGACACGCTGATCACCTACAAGGCGGGGACGACCGAGCTCGAGCCCGGCCTGGCGACGTCCTGGACCTCGACGCCGGACGGCAAGCAGTGGACGTTCGCGCTGCGCCCGGGCGTCAAGTTCCACGACGGCACCGACTTCAACGCCGCTGCTGTGTGCGCGAACTTCGACCGCTGGTTCACCATGAAGGGCGCCGCCGCCCAGAGCCAGATGATCTACTACGGCGACGTGTTCGAGGGCTTCGCCAAGAACGAGGGCGACGCGTCCGGCTCGCCGGTCTACAAGAACTGCCAGGCCAGGGACGCCAACACCGCGGTGCTGAACCTGAACAAGTTCAAGGGCGCCTTCCCCGCCGCGTTCGGCCTGACCTCGTTGTCGATCTCCAGCCCGACCGCGCTCAAGCAGTACAACGCCGACGCGGTGACCCAGAGCGGGGACTCCTTCACCTACCCCGCCTACGCCAACGAGCACCCGACCGGCACCGGGCCGTTCAGGTTCGAGAGCTTCGACAAGGCCAACGGCACCATCACCCTGGCCCGCAACGACCAGTACTGGGGCGAGAAGGCCAAGCTCGACAAGCTGATCTTCAAGATCATCCCGGACGAGAACGCCCGCAAGCAGGAGCTCGCCGCCGGCACCATCGACGGCTACGACCTCCCCTCGCCGGCGGACTACGGGACGCTCAAGGACGCCGGTAACCAGGTGCTCGTGCGCAAGCCGTTCAGCCTGCTCTACGTCGGCATCAACCCGAAGAACAACCCGGCCCTGAAGGACCTGCGGGTCCGCCAGGCGATCGCCTACGCGATCAACCGGGACGCGCTGGTGAAGACGAAGATGCCCGAGGGCACCCAGGTCGCGACGCAGTTCATGCCGGACACCGTCGCCGGGTACGCACCGGACGTCACGACGTACCCGTACGACCCGAACAAGGCCAAGCAGCTGCTGGCGCAGGCCGGGCAGCAGAACCTGACGCTGAACTTCTACTACCCGACCGAGGTCACCCGGCCCTACATGCCGAACCCGGCCGACCTGTTCGCCGCGATGTCGGCGGACCTGGCCGCGGTCGGCATCAAGATCAACCCGGTGGCGCGGCCGTGGAACGGCGGCTACAAGGACGACGTGCAGAAGGCCGGTAAGCAGGACCTGCACATGCTCGGATGGACCGGCGACTACAACGACGCCGGCAACTTCGTCGGCACGTTCTTCGGCCGGCCGAAGGCGGAGTTCGGCCAGAACGACCCGGCGATGTACGCCGAGCTCGCCAAGGCCGACTCGATCCCGGACCCGGCCGGGCACACCGCGGCCTACCAGCAGGCCAACCGCGACATCATGGCCAAGTTCCTGCCCGCGGTGCCGATCCTGACCACCGGCCCGGCCGTCGTGGTCAAGGGCAACATCCAGGGACTGGTCCCGTCGCCGCTGACCGACGAGCGCTTCCTGACCGTCAGCAAGGGCGAGCAGCAGTAGGGGGTACTGCTTCCGCCGCCGGGGATCCCCGGCGGCGGTGTCCGGCTCGGGGGAGTGAGGGGGAACGATGCTGCGCTTCGTCGTGCGACGACTCGTCCAGGTCGTCCCGACGCTGCTGATCCTGTCCGTGCTGTTGTTCGCCTGGCTGCGCTCGCTGCCCGGCGGGCCGGCCGGGGCGCTGCTCGGGGACAAGGCGACGCCGGAGGGCATCGCCGCGCTGAACCGAACGCTGGGTCTGGACCAGCCGATCCCGATCCAGTACCTGCGCTACCTCGGGCGGGCACTGACCGGGGACTTCGGGGCGTCGCTGGTCAGCGGTGACCCGGTCCTGGCCGAGATCGGGCGTGCCCTGCCGGCGACGATCGAGCTCTCGGTGACGGCGCTGCTGATCGCGATCCTGGCCGGGATCCCGCTG is a window encoding:
- a CDS encoding DUF397 domain-containing protein, whose amino-acid sequence is MIDYRVSSFCHLGNCVAVGATPDGAIAVADTKTGEPPLLFTREEWTAFCDGVRRGDFDDL
- a CDS encoding ABC transporter substrate-binding protein, which translates into the protein MSAPRRLVAVITAGLLAVSLTACATSERDAGGAAGGTMVFGAAGAPKNFDPIFNDDGESFRPARQMYDTLITYKAGTTELEPGLATSWTSTPDGKQWTFALRPGVKFHDGTDFNAAAVCANFDRWFTMKGAAAQSQMIYYGDVFEGFAKNEGDASGSPVYKNCQARDANTAVLNLNKFKGAFPAAFGLTSLSISSPTALKQYNADAVTQSGDSFTYPAYANEHPTGTGPFRFESFDKANGTITLARNDQYWGEKAKLDKLIFKIIPDENARKQELAAGTIDGYDLPSPADYGTLKDAGNQVLVRKPFSLLYVGINPKNNPALKDLRVRQAIAYAINRDALVKTKMPEGTQVATQFMPDTVAGYAPDVTTYPYDPNKAKQLLAQAGQQNLTLNFYYPTEVTRPYMPNPADLFAAMSADLAAVGIKINPVARPWNGGYKDDVQKAGKQDLHMLGWTGDYNDAGNFVGTFFGRPKAEFGQNDPAMYAELAKADSIPDPAGHTAAYQQANRDIMAKFLPAVPILTTGPAVVVKGNIQGLVPSPLTDERFLTVSKGEQQ
- a CDS encoding helix-turn-helix domain-containing protein; the protein is MEHEPTGARRRLGAELRRLRGNAGLRLDEVGKELSCSTSKISRLENGKGIPKPRDIEDLIRIYHVTADLEQSMLRRLVHESRSQGWWETYTDGLSAERFVLDSPGRYAALETDAVGIASFDLAVLHGLAQTPDYARAILGALLPRHEAWELDRLVDLRRHRQRALTVATGPLRLLDVIDEGALRRVVGSPAVMAAQMDRLLELSAMPNVDLQVLPFDAGMHRAHSGQFAILEIPDERGSDVVYTESHAGDTYLTDASDVLLYRGILDDVRARAQGPETTRDTLLRYRDLHLSAEGAAR